A genomic window from Panthera tigris isolate Pti1 chromosome B4, P.tigris_Pti1_mat1.1, whole genome shotgun sequence includes:
- the LOC122240532 gene encoding olfactory receptor 6C3, producing MNHTVITEFVLLGLSDDPDLQIVIFLFLFITYILSVAGNLTIITLTLVDPHLQTPMYFFLRNFSFLEISFTTVCIPRFLGAIITRDKTISFNNCAAQLFFLIFMGVTEFYILTAMSYDRYIAICKPLHYTAIMNRKLCTWLVLCAWLGGFLTIFPPLMLLLQLDYCASNVIDHFACDYFPLLRLSCSDTWFLEVIGFYFALVALLFTLALVILSYMYIIRTILRIPSASQRKKAFSTCSSHMIVISISYGSCIFMYANPSAKERASLTKGVAILNTSVAPMLNPFIYTLRNQQVKQAFKDVVHKVVFSSNIYFGKQRTC from the coding sequence atgaacCACACAGTGATCACAGAGTTTGTCCTGCTTGGCCTTTCTGATGATCCTGACCTTCAGATTgtgattttcctcttcttatttatCACATACATATTAAGTGTCGCTGGAAACCTGACTATCATCACTCTAACCTTGGTGGACCCTCATCTACAGACACCAATGTATTTCTTCCTCCGAAACTTCTCTTTCTTAGAAATCTCATTTACAACTGTCTGTATTCCTAGATTTCTAGGAGCAATTATCACCAGGGATAAAACTATTTCCTTTAACAATTGTGCAGCCCaactctttttccttattttcatggGGGTGACAGAATTTTACATTCTCACTGCCATGTCCTATGATCGCTACATTGCCATCTGCAAGCCTCTGCATTACACCGCCATCATGAACAGGAAACTCTGcacctggcttgtgctctgtgcGTGGCTGGGAGGGTTCCTGACCATTTTCCCACCCCTCATGCTTCTGCTCCAGCTGGATTACTGTGCTTCCAATGTCATTGATCACTTTGCATGTGACTATTTTCCCCTTTTACGACTGTCTTGTTCAGATACATGGTTTCTAGAAGTCATCGGTTTTTACTTTGCGTTGGTTGCTTTGCTATTCACTCTGGCATTGGTGATTTTATCTTACATGTATATTATCAGAACTATTTTGAGAATCCCATCTGCCAGTCAGAGAAAAAAGGCTTTCTCCACATGTTCCTCTCATATGATTGTCATCTCCATCTCTTATGGAAGCTGTATATTTATGTATGCTAATCCCTCTGCAAAAGAAAGGGCATCATTGACCAAGGGAGTAGCTATTCTCAATACCTCTGTTGcccccatgctgaaccccttcattTACACTCTGAGAAACCAGCAAGTGAAGCAAGCCTTCAAAGATGTGGTCCATAAAGtagtattttcttcaaatatttattttggcaaACAAAGGACATGCTAA